The following coding sequences are from one Lolium rigidum isolate FL_2022 chromosome 6, APGP_CSIRO_Lrig_0.1, whole genome shotgun sequence window:
- the LOC124659657 gene encoding autophagy-related protein 18c-like produces the protein MSSQVSTSRGLQPPGNIMTFESPHRWPVSAPTGQADAGSNDDQEVRLLSVSWNQDCGCFAAGTSNGFRIFNCDPFKETFRRDLKSGGFGIVEMLFRCNILALVGGGSNVAYPSNKVMIWDDHKSRCIGEFAFRADVRAVKLGKDNIVIVLETKIYVYKLSDLKMLHQIDTQPNPRGLCCLSHHSNTSVLACPGLRQGHVRVEHFGLNLTKMIAAHDSHIACMALTMDGLLLATASMKGTLIRIFNTMDGSLLQEVRRGLDKAEIYSIALSPNVQWLAVSSDKGTVHIFSLKVRVAGEDSSHDVRTLEAPRMDHQNSSTSMDPLIQTNTGSNASSSLSFMKGILPRYFSSEWSFAQFHLPEVTRYIVAFGAQNSVMMVGLDGSFYRCIFDQVNGGQMSQKEYSRFLKADYAPLRTLTA, from the exons ATGAGCTCGCAAGTCTCTACGTCTCGTGGTTTACAACCCCCGGGGAACATCATGACATTCGAGTCCCCTCACAGATGGCCAGTATCAGCACCTACGGGCCAGGCAGACGCGGGTAGCAACGATGACCAGGAGGTTCGGCTGCTGTCGGTTTCTTGGAACCAGGACTGCGGTTGCTTCGCTGCTGGCACCAGCAACGGGTTCAGGATCTTTAACTGCGACCCTTTTAAGGAGACCTTCAGGCGAGATCTCAAGAGCGGTGGGTTTGGGATTGTTGAGATGCTGTTCCGCTGCAACATCCTTGCTCTTGTAGGTGGCGGCTCCAATGTGGCGTATCCGTCCAACAAGGTGATGATCTGGGATGATCACAAGAGCCGCTGTATTGGGGAGTTTGCCTTCCGTGCTGATGTCCGGGCTGTAAAACTGGGCAAGGACAACATTGTGATTGTCCTTGAGACAAAGATATATGTGTACAAGCTCTCGGATTTGAAGATGCTCCATCAGATTGATACCCAGCCAAATCCTAGAGGACTCTGCTGCCTCTCTCATCATTCTAACACTTCAGTGTTGGCCTGCCCTGGGCTGCGTCAGGGGCATGTTCGGGTAGAGCATTTTGGGCTGAATTTGACAAAGATGATCGCAGCTCATGATTCACACATTGCTTGCATGGCTTTGACTATGGATGGTCTCTTACTGGCAACGGCAAGTATGAAGGGTACTCTGATCAGAATATTCAACACAATGGATGGCAGTCTCCTGCAAGAG GTGCGAAGAGGCCTTGATAAGGCAGAGATATACAGCATTGCATTATCGCCCAATGTGCAGTGGTTGGCAGTGTCCAGTGACAAAGGAACGGTTCACATTTTCAGTCTAAAAGTCAGGGTCGCAGGTGAAGATTCAAGTCATGACGTACGTACTCTTGAAGCTCCACGGATGGATCACCAGAACTCTTCTACCTCTATGGATCCTCTTATACAAACAAACACTGGATCCAATGCAAGCTCATCATTGTCTTTCATGAAAG GTATTCTGCCGAGGTATTTCAGCTCAGAGTGGTCATTTGCTCAGTTCCATTTACCCGAAGTCACACGTTACATTGTAGCTTTTGGCGCTCAGAACAGTGTAATGATGGTTGGCTTGGATGGCAG CTTCTACAGGTGCATCTTTGACCAAGTGAACGGTGGGCAGATGTCGCAGAAGGAGTACTCCCGGTTTCTGAAGGCCGACTACGCCCCCTTGAGGACACTGACTGCCTGA
- the LOC124659656 gene encoding rhamnogalacturonan I rhamnosyltransferase 1-like, with protein sequence MVVAAAAARRRRVWRWAMRAVASAVLWTAVVQLASIAGVWRPRVLADCWGGGGSGGAAAGLAALAGEDRTAARLSPLALVPRRVYRSNGYLIVTCNGGLNQMRAGICDMVTIARHLNLTLVVPELDKRSFWADPSDFGDIFDVHHFINSLRDELRIVKALPLKLQIKTRRRLYSMPPISWSNDTYYLKQVLPIARKHKVIHFNKTDARLANNGLPVHLQMLRCRVNFEALRFTPQIEALGRKLISTLQKSGQFVVLHLRYEMDMLAFSGCAHGCSGKETEELTRMRYAYPWWKEKEIDSEFKRLQGLCPLTPEEITLVLKALGFTKDTLIYIASGEIYGGERRLAALRAAYPKLVRKEKLLSPDELRPFQNHSTQMAALDYMVSIASDVFIPSYDGNMARVVEGHRRYTGFRKTILLDRVKLVELLDLFQGGKLSWDEFSAAVKVAHQNHMGQPTDRRAIPGRPKEEDYFYANPQECLGSKGGLRDVL encoded by the exons ATGGttgtggccgcggcggcggcgcggcggaggcgggtgTGGCGGTGGGCCATGCGGGCGGTGGCCAGCGCGGTGCTGTGGACGGCCGTGGTGCAGCTGGCGTCCATCGCCGGGGTCTGGCGCCCCAGGGTCCTCGCGGATTGCTGGggaggaggaggctccggtgGTGCCGCGGCCGGTCTGGccgcgctcgccggcgaggaccgGACTGCCGCGCGGCTCTCCCCTCTGGCGCTCGTGCCCAGGA GAGTTTATAGAAGCAATGGCTATCTAATAGTGACTTGCAATGGAGGCCTCAATCAAATGCGAGCTGGG ATATGCGATATGGTGACCATAGCACGCCATCTGAATCTAACACTAGTGGTCCCTGAACTGGATAAAAGATCTTTTTGGGCTGATCCAAG TGATTTTGGAGATATATTTGATGTACACCACTTTATTAATTCCTTAAGAGATGAACTGAGGATTGTCAAAGCACTGCCACTGAAACTCCAGATAAAAACTAGGAGAAGACTTTATTCGATGCCCCCTATCAGCTGGTCAAATGATACGTACTACCTAAAGCAG GTATTACCTATTGCAAGGAAGCACAAAGTAATCCATTTCAATAAAACAGATGCCCGCCTTGCAAACAATGGCCTTCCTGTGCATCTCCAAATGCTGCGTTGCCGTGTCAACTTTGAGGCTTTGAGATTCACTCCACAGATCGAGGCACTCGGCAGAAAACTTATATCCACCCTTCAGAAAAGTGGGCAATTTGTTGTGCTTCACTTACGCTATGAAATGGATATGCTCGCCTTTTCAGGCTGCGCACATGGCTGTTCTGGCAAAGAAACCGAGGAGCTCACCAGAATGAG ATATGCATATCCATGGTGGAAAGAAAAGGAGATTGATTCTGAGTTCAAGAGGCTTCAAGGACTTTGTCCCCTCACACCCGAGGAAATTACTCTAGTGCTTAAAGCTCTAGGATTTACGAAGGATACATTGATATATATTGCCTCTGGTGAAATCTATGGAGGCGAAAGGCGTTTGGCTGCTTTGAGGGCTGCTTATCCTAAATTG GTAAGGAAGGAAAAGCTTTTATCTCCTGATGAACTCCGGCCATTCCAGAACCATTCAACCCAGATGGCAGCACTGGACTACATGGTTTCGATAGCAAGTGATGTTTTTATCCCCAGTTACGATGGAAATATGGCAAGGGTTGTTGAAGGTCATCGCAG GTATACCGGATTTCGCAAGACCATCTTATTAGACAGGGTGAAACTTGTTGAACTCCTCGATCTTTTCCAAGGAGGTAAACTGTCCTGGGATGAATTCTCCGCAGCTGTGAAGGTGGCACACCAGAACCACATGGGCCAACCAACAGACCGAAGGGCCATCCCTGGCAGGCCCAAGGAAGAGGACTATTTCTATGCTAATCCCCAAGAATGCCTTGGTTCCAAAGGGGGATTGAGAGATGTTTTGTGA